One genomic window of Ilyobacter polytropus DSM 2926 includes the following:
- the lspA gene encoding signal peptidase II: MLYLLLILLLIALDQISKIMIVGRMVEGESIALLYDFLHITYVKNRGVAFGMLQGKINIISLVTVAAIIGIIIYLAKNLKKGNTLENFAYSFILSGAIGNMLDRIFRGFVVDMVDFRGIWSFVFNLADVWINIGVALIVLESVLATKKKEKSIEEESK; the protein is encoded by the coding sequence ATGTTGTATCTTCTGTTAATCCTTCTGCTAATAGCCCTAGACCAAATTTCAAAAATAATGATAGTTGGCAGGATGGTAGAGGGAGAAAGCATAGCTCTGCTGTATGATTTTTTGCATATAACCTATGTAAAAAATAGAGGGGTTGCCTTTGGGATGCTCCAGGGGAAAATCAACATTATCTCCTTAGTGACAGTGGCAGCAATAATTGGAATAATAATATATCTTGCAAAGAATTTGAAAAAAGGAAACACACTAGAAAATTTTGCATATTCCTTCATACTTTCCGGTGCTATCGGAAATATGCTCGACAGAATTTTCAGAGGATTCGTTGTGGACATGGTTGATTTCAGAGGGATCTGGAGTTTTGTCTTCAATCTGGCTGACGTTTGGATAAATATAGGGGTAGCCCTTATTGTTTTGGAATCAGTTTTGGCAACGAAAAAAAAGGAGAAAAGTATAGAGGAGGAAAGTAAATGA
- the glyQ gene encoding glycine--tRNA ligase subunit alpha gives MTFQEMIFALQQYWSSKGCILANPYDIETGAGTFNPNTFLMSLGPEPWNVAYVEPSRRPKDGRYGENPNRVYQHHQFQVIMKPSPKDIQELYLESLRVLGIDPQKHDIRFVEDDWESPTLGAWGLGWEVWLDGMEITQFTYFQQVGGLELEVVPAELTYGLERIALYLQGKESVYDLEWTKGVKYGDIRFQYEYENSKYSFEKADLDLHFKWFDDYEKEALNALEDELVFPAYDYVLKCSHVFNVLDSRGAISTTERMSYILRVRNLAKRCAEVFVQNRKDLGYPLLKKESN, from the coding sequence ATGACCTTTCAAGAAATGATATTTGCACTCCAACAGTACTGGAGTTCTAAAGGATGCATATTAGCAAATCCTTACGACATTGAAACAGGGGCAGGGACATTCAATCCCAATACATTTCTTATGTCTCTGGGACCAGAGCCTTGGAATGTAGCCTATGTAGAGCCGTCTAGGAGACCTAAAGACGGAAGATACGGAGAAAATCCAAATAGAGTGTATCAGCATCACCAGTTTCAGGTAATAATGAAACCATCGCCTAAAGATATACAAGAGTTATATCTTGAGAGTCTTAGAGTTCTCGGGATTGATCCTCAAAAACACGATATCAGATTTGTAGAAGATGACTGGGAGTCACCTACTCTGGGTGCTTGGGGACTAGGATGGGAAGTATGGCTTGACGGAATGGAGATAACACAATTTACTTATTTCCAACAGGTAGGAGGACTTGAATTAGAAGTTGTGCCTGCAGAGCTTACATATGGTTTAGAGAGAATAGCACTTTATCTTCAAGGAAAAGAGAGTGTTTATGATCTTGAATGGACAAAGGGTGTAAAATACGGGGATATTAGATTCCAGTATGAGTATGAAAATTCAAAGTATTCCTTTGAAAAAGCAGACTTAGACCTTCATTTTAAATGGTTTGACGATTATGAAAAGGAAGCTCTTAATGCACTAGAAGATGAGCTTGTTTTCCCTGCTTATGATTATGTGTTAAAATGTTCTCATGTATTTAACGTATTAGATTCAAGGGGAGCTATCTCAACAACAGAGAGAATGTCTTATATATTAAGAGTAAGAAACTTGGCTAAAAGGTGTGCAGAGGTTTTTGTACAAAACAGAAAAGACCTAGGTTACCCATTATTGAAAAAAGAGTCGAATTAA
- the glyS gene encoding glycine--tRNA ligase subunit beta — protein MKILLEIGMEEIPARFLKPALNDIEKYIKKEFESQRIKFETLKTFGTPRRLVLLVDGVSEKQEDLDIVNTGPAKEVAYDVNGELTRAGVGFAKSQGIDPTDLEILETPKGEYIAVRKFVEGKDTKELLSGLLKNLITGLTFPKSMKWSDLSMKFARPVQWFLAMADDELVEFEIEGIKSSLNSKGHRFFGEEFEVTSIEEYFTKLRENNVIVDIEERKQMIIDMIKEKCTKTGEQVLIEPDLLDEVTNLIEYPYPIVGTFNSEFLEVPQEVLIISMQVHQRYFPILDSQGKLLPKFVVIRNGITSSEHVRKGNEKVLSARLSDARFFYQEDQKKSLEEFVDKLSTVVFQKDLGTIAQKISRSKKLAEYMSEKLALRDSKEDIMRTIHLAKADLVSNMIGEKEFTKLQGFMGADYALKAGEKEVVSKGIEEHYYPRYQGDKLPQGIEGVIAGICDRMDTLVGCFGIGMIPSGSKDPFALRRAALAIVNIILNSKLVISLEELTSKMLDILEEDNVLKRPKKDVLKDLMEFFKQRAINVFADHGHRKDVIGAVLSIDCDVLLEASEKIETLEKVSKEEGFNDLVLLLKRVGNISKDHHEKAISTDLLVEDAEKELHKFYVDLDSKTELNLQTKSYEEFFRNILAGKNVINRFFDSVMVMDKDQSLKNNRLSLLKSLNEIFNRVAKLNLIEEK, from the coding sequence GTGAAGATCCTATTGGAAATAGGTATGGAAGAGATACCTGCAAGGTTTTTGAAGCCTGCACTAAATGATATAGAAAAATATATTAAAAAAGAATTTGAAAGCCAGAGAATAAAGTTTGAAACCCTGAAAACTTTTGGGACTCCTAGAAGGTTAGTTCTTCTAGTAGACGGAGTTTCAGAAAAACAGGAAGATCTTGATATAGTAAATACAGGTCCTGCAAAAGAAGTAGCATATGACGTAAATGGTGAGCTTACAAGGGCCGGTGTTGGATTTGCAAAATCTCAAGGAATTGATCCTACAGATTTAGAGATTCTAGAAACTCCTAAAGGTGAATATATTGCCGTAAGAAAGTTTGTAGAGGGTAAGGATACTAAAGAGCTTCTTTCAGGACTACTTAAAAACCTTATCACAGGATTAACATTCCCAAAATCTATGAAATGGTCTGACTTAAGTATGAAATTTGCAAGACCTGTCCAGTGGTTTTTGGCAATGGCAGACGATGAATTGGTAGAATTTGAAATAGAAGGGATAAAAAGTTCCTTAAATTCAAAGGGACATAGATTTTTTGGCGAGGAGTTCGAAGTAACTTCAATTGAAGAGTACTTTACAAAACTCAGAGAAAATAACGTAATAGTGGACATAGAAGAAAGAAAACAAATGATCATAGATATGATAAAGGAAAAATGCACCAAGACAGGGGAACAGGTACTTATAGAGCCTGACCTACTAGATGAGGTGACAAATCTTATAGAATATCCTTATCCTATAGTTGGAACTTTCAACTCAGAATTTTTAGAGGTTCCTCAGGAAGTTCTTATTATATCTATGCAGGTCCACCAGAGGTACTTCCCTATTTTAGATAGCCAGGGTAAGCTTTTACCTAAATTTGTAGTTATCAGAAATGGGATAACATCTTCTGAGCATGTAAGAAAGGGTAATGAGAAGGTTTTATCTGCAAGACTTTCTGACGCCAGATTTTTTTATCAGGAAGATCAGAAAAAATCTCTTGAGGAATTTGTAGATAAGCTATCTACTGTGGTATTCCAAAAAGATCTAGGAACAATAGCTCAAAAAATCTCAAGGAGTAAAAAACTTGCTGAATATATGAGTGAAAAATTAGCATTAAGGGATTCAAAAGAAGATATTATGAGAACTATTCATCTTGCAAAGGCTGACCTTGTCTCTAACATGATAGGGGAAAAAGAGTTTACAAAGCTCCAAGGGTTTATGGGAGCAGATTATGCTCTTAAGGCCGGAGAGAAAGAGGTCGTTTCAAAGGGTATAGAAGAGCATTATTACCCTAGATACCAGGGAGATAAGCTTCCTCAAGGTATAGAAGGAGTAATAGCAGGAATATGCGACAGAATGGATACCCTAGTGGGATGTTTTGGCATTGGTATGATCCCTAGTGGTTCAAAAGACCCTTTTGCCCTAAGAAGAGCCGCACTTGCAATTGTAAATATTATTTTAAATTCTAAACTTGTGATTTCTTTAGAGGAGCTTACTTCTAAAATGCTTGATATTTTAGAAGAAGACAATGTTCTTAAGAGACCTAAAAAAGATGTTTTAAAAGATCTAATGGAATTTTTTAAACAGAGAGCTATAAATGTATTTGCTGACCATGGACACAGAAAAGATGTTATTGGTGCAGTCTTAAGTATAGATTGTGATGTTCTTTTAGAGGCCTCTGAAAAAATAGAGACACTGGAAAAAGTTTCTAAGGAAGAGGGATTTAACGATCTGGTACTCCTTTTAAAAAGAGTAGGAAATATATCTAAAGATCATCATGAAAAAGCAATTTCAACTGATTTACTTGTAGAAGACGCTGAAAAGGAACTTCATAAATTTTATGTAGACCTTGATTCAAAAACAGAATTGAATCTTCAAACTAAATCTTATGAAGAATTTTTTAGAAATATTCTTGCGGGTAAAAATGTAATAAATAGATTTTTTGACAGTGTAATGGTAATGGATAAAGATCAATCGTTAAAAAATAATAGACTTTCTCTTTTGAAATCTCTAAATGAGATTTTTAACAGAGTAGCTAAATTGAATTTGATAGAAGAAAAATAA
- a CDS encoding aspartate-semialdehyde dehydrogenase codes for MSYVVAVVGATGMVGRKMLQVLEEKKFPVKEIKLLASARSAGKKMTFRGKEVVVEELKAESFVGVDVALFSAGGETSKKFAPEAAERGAIVVDNSSAWRMTEDVPLVVPEVNPEAIKNSKIIANPNCSTTQCVLPLKVVQDLFGLKRVVYSTYQAVSGSGRDGIEELKEGKRFYPYQIKNNCLPHIDVFLDNGYTKEEEKMINETRKILEVPELPITATCVRVPVLNCHGVSINVETESEVDIQKLRDALQDFPGVVLYDDPKNNVYPLASESDEKNEVFVGRLRKDPSIKNGLNMWVVSDNLRKGAATNTVQIAEVLAKGGKL; via the coding sequence ATGAGTTATGTTGTAGCGGTAGTTGGGGCAACTGGTATGGTAGGAAGGAAAATGTTACAGGTACTTGAAGAAAAAAAGTTTCCTGTTAAAGAGATAAAGCTTTTGGCTTCGGCTAGGTCAGCTGGTAAAAAGATGACTTTCAGAGGAAAAGAAGTAGTTGTAGAGGAACTTAAAGCTGAAAGTTTTGTAGGAGTAGATGTAGCACTATTTTCAGCCGGTGGAGAAACAAGTAAGAAATTTGCTCCTGAAGCTGCAGAAAGAGGAGCTATCGTAGTAGACAACTCAAGTGCATGGAGAATGACAGAAGATGTTCCGCTAGTGGTACCTGAAGTAAATCCAGAGGCTATAAAAAATAGCAAAATAATAGCAAATCCAAACTGTTCAACAACACAGTGTGTACTTCCTTTAAAAGTGGTTCAAGACTTATTTGGACTAAAAAGGGTTGTTTACAGCACTTATCAGGCTGTCTCAGGATCTGGTAGAGATGGTATAGAGGAATTAAAAGAAGGGAAAAGATTTTATCCTTATCAGATAAAAAATAACTGCCTTCCGCATATAGATGTATTTTTAGACAATGGCTACACCAAAGAAGAAGAGAAGATGATAAATGAAACCAGAAAGATTCTTGAAGTTCCAGAGTTGCCTATAACTGCAACTTGTGTAAGAGTACCAGTACTTAACTGTCACGGAGTTTCAATAAACGTAGAAACAGAATCAGAAGTTGATATTCAGAAATTAAGAGATGCACTACAAGATTTTCCAGGAGTTGTGCTGTATGACGACCCTAAAAACAATGTATACCCACTGGCTTCAGAATCAGATGAAAAAAATGAAGTATTCGTAGGAAGACTTAGAAAAGATCCAAGCATAAAAAATGGTCTCAACATGTGGGTAGTATCAGATAACCTTAGAAAAGGTGCAGCAACAAACACCGTACAAATAGCAGAGGTACTTGCAAAAGGGGGAAAATTATGA
- a CDS encoding homoserine dehydrogenase: MKLGVIGLGTVGEGVLKILTLEKDRLEAMFGEKINVTKVCDLEERNFPFGKFNFTNNYKEILADEEINTVVELIGGVGIAFEIAKEILGSGRNLVCANKHLIATHGKELFALAEKNNVKFFFEAAVAGGIPVVTPLKEGLFPNRFERIRGILNGTCNYMLSKMEEGMSYDEALADAQEKGYAEADPTFDVAGIDTGHKISVLAYLAWGELKEFSSIPITGIDKLTKEDIEKAKAEGKRYKLLGEAFKEEGKLTVRVSPQLIESSELLYDVGGVYNAVEIDGSYTGKTIFFGEGAGMDATASAVVSDIYKVLASRSWN; encoded by the coding sequence ATGAAATTAGGTGTAATAGGATTAGGTACTGTAGGCGAAGGAGTCTTAAAAATTCTTACACTTGAGAAAGATAGATTAGAGGCCATGTTTGGAGAGAAAATAAATGTTACAAAAGTTTGTGACCTTGAAGAGAGAAACTTTCCATTTGGTAAATTTAACTTTACAAATAATTATAAAGAAATACTAGCAGATGAAGAGATCAATACAGTTGTAGAACTAATCGGCGGAGTGGGGATAGCCTTTGAAATAGCAAAGGAAATCCTTGGATCAGGAAGGAACTTAGTGTGTGCAAACAAGCATCTTATAGCTACTCACGGAAAAGAATTATTTGCTCTTGCAGAAAAAAATAATGTTAAGTTTTTCTTTGAGGCAGCAGTTGCAGGAGGGATTCCAGTTGTAACTCCCCTTAAAGAAGGACTTTTTCCAAATAGATTTGAAAGAATAAGAGGGATACTAAACGGTACTTGTAACTATATGCTTTCAAAAATGGAAGAGGGAATGAGTTATGATGAAGCACTTGCAGACGCTCAGGAAAAAGGCTATGCAGAAGCAGATCCTACATTTGATGTAGCTGGTATCGATACAGGACATAAAATAAGTGTTCTTGCATATTTAGCTTGGGGAGAACTAAAGGAATTTTCATCAATACCTATAACAGGGATTGATAAGTTAACTAAGGAAGATATCGAAAAAGCCAAGGCAGAAGGAAAAAGATACAAACTTTTAGGAGAAGCATTTAAAGAAGAAGGAAAGCTGACAGTAAGAGTATCACCACAACTAATTGAAAGCAGCGAACTTCTTTATGATGTAGGCGGAGTTTACAATGCTGTGGAGATAGACGGTTCATATACAGGGAAAACAATATTCTTCGGAGAGGGAGCAGGGATGGACGCAACTGCTTCAGCTGTAGTATCTGACATATATAAAGTTTTAGCCAGTCGTTCTTGGAATTAA
- a CDS encoding aspartate kinase: MALIVQKFGGTSVKDTERLQEVAKWVVKNKEEGNKMVVVVSAPGGMTDSLIKRAEEVNSNPQGRELDVLLSVGEQISAALLSMAIEQLGHKAISFTGPQVGIKTTNDFNNAKILDISPEKIMEKLNSDHVVIITGFQGADENGNITTLGRGGSDTTAVAVGAAISADQVEIYTDVDGIYTADPRVVKNAGKIPQVSFTEMIEMAGKGAKVLHCRSVELAAKYGIDIHLRSAFTWEEGTWVKGDEKMEKAMVRGITHVKGLAKLTITQLESNNYLSDVMDILEDREIDIRLVSQGLNPSGHFEISFLLEEKEAVRVSKLIQEKLGNKENIDVKLNLGMVSAIGIGVRSNRLQGSVMRILNNNGIKPKMMSSSETSLSYVVAEENVDKLKRLMHDELIEKSLSA, from the coding sequence ATGGCATTAATAGTACAGAAATTTGGTGGAACAAGCGTAAAGGACACTGAGAGACTGCAGGAAGTCGCTAAGTGGGTAGTTAAAAATAAAGAAGAGGGCAACAAGATGGTGGTAGTTGTATCTGCACCTGGAGGCATGACTGATTCTCTGATAAAAAGAGCAGAAGAGGTTAACAGCAACCCTCAAGGAAGAGAGTTAGATGTGCTACTCTCTGTGGGAGAACAAATATCAGCGGCACTTCTTTCAATGGCAATAGAACAGCTTGGACACAAGGCCATCTCTTTTACCGGACCACAAGTAGGAATAAAGACGACTAATGATTTTAATAATGCAAAGATACTGGATATATCACCTGAAAAAATAATGGAAAAATTAAACAGTGACCATGTGGTTATAATAACAGGATTTCAAGGTGCAGACGAAAATGGTAATATTACTACCCTTGGAAGAGGGGGATCGGATACAACGGCTGTAGCTGTGGGGGCAGCTATATCTGCAGATCAGGTGGAAATTTACACTGATGTAGATGGTATATACACAGCTGATCCGAGAGTGGTAAAAAATGCTGGAAAGATACCACAGGTGTCTTTCACAGAGATGATAGAGATGGCGGGGAAAGGAGCTAAAGTTCTTCACTGCAGAAGTGTGGAACTAGCTGCTAAATATGGGATCGATATTCATTTGAGATCAGCGTTTACATGGGAAGAAGGAACTTGGGTAAAGGGGGATGAAAAAATGGAAAAAGCAATGGTAAGAGGAATAACGCATGTCAAAGGACTTGCTAAATTGACTATAACTCAGCTTGAAAGTAATAATTATCTAAGTGATGTAATGGATATATTAGAAGATAGGGAAATTGATATCAGACTGGTAAGTCAAGGACTTAATCCTTCTGGGCATTTTGAAATTTCATTCCTTTTAGAAGAAAAAGAGGCAGTGAGAGTTTCTAAACTTATCCAAGAGAAGCTGGGAAACAAAGAAAATATAGATGTAAAACTGAATTTGGGAATGGTCTCTGCAATAGGTATAGGGGTTCGTTCAAACAGGCTTCAGGGAAGTGTAATGAGAATACTTAATAACAACGGGATAAAACCAAAAATGATGTCTTCTTCGGAAACAAGTCTTTCTTATGTTGTAGCAGAAGAAAATGTAGATAAATTAAAAAGGCTGATGCATGATGAACTTATAGAAAAAAGCCTTTCTGCCTAA
- a CDS encoding homoserine kinase: MAVYTKLSDEYIKNILKSYSFKKVDRIEEISEGILNTNYFVEGDKGKFIFRILEGERDYTEEVKELEFLEYLNLNGFPCPTAIKNDLGENYTFIDGKMTSVFTFIEGEKVKSINENNIKEIGQKLGKMHNLLKDRDIKRNRKIDMQYFYDIISKADLRGILKDDYDFIMKYYERASKIDYSNLPFGIIHNDIFPDNVFMQEGEISGIIDFNDCLRGPLILDLAIVISFWIRNRGFSDEVENRLTEVFLNAYESERKITEEEKELMNEALIRIALTFIFLRVNKFHVEDNSSVNMEFKNYKDLLPLLRYF; encoded by the coding sequence GTGGCTGTTTATACTAAATTGAGCGATGAATATATAAAGAATATATTGAAAAGTTACTCCTTTAAAAAGGTGGACAGGATAGAGGAGATATCTGAGGGGATATTAAATACTAATTATTTTGTAGAAGGTGACAAAGGTAAATTTATTTTTAGAATATTAGAAGGTGAGAGGGATTACACAGAAGAGGTAAAGGAACTCGAATTTCTAGAATATCTTAATTTAAATGGGTTTCCATGTCCAACGGCTATAAAAAATGATTTAGGAGAAAATTATACATTTATAGATGGTAAGATGACTTCGGTATTTACATTTATAGAAGGAGAAAAAGTAAAGTCTATAAATGAAAATAATATTAAAGAGATAGGCCAAAAGCTAGGTAAAATGCATAACCTCTTGAAAGACAGAGATATAAAAAGAAACAGAAAAATAGATATGCAGTATTTTTATGATATAATATCAAAGGCTGATCTCAGAGGAATACTTAAAGATGATTATGATTTCATTATGAAGTATTATGAAAGGGCATCTAAAATAGATTACTCAAATCTTCCCTTTGGTATAATTCATAACGATATTTTTCCTGACAATGTTTTTATGCAAGAAGGTGAAATATCAGGTATAATAGATTTCAACGACTGTCTTAGAGGACCTCTTATTCTTGATTTGGCTATAGTTATAAGTTTTTGGATAAGAAACAGAGGTTTTTCAGATGAAGTTGAAAATAGGCTAACTGAAGTATTTTTAAATGCCTATGAGAGTGAAAGAAAGATAACCGAAGAAGAGAAGGAGCTCATGAATGAAGCTCTCATAAGAATTGCTCTTACTTTTATATTTTTGAGAGTTAATAAATTTCATGTAGAGGACAACAGCAGTGTAAATATGGAGTTTAAAAATTACAAAGATCTCCTTCCATTGCTGAGATATTTCTAA
- the thrC gene encoding threonine synthase has product MRYVSTRGNLEKSYSAAEAIREGMVPGGGLFVPESFPKFTLDEINSLKKLNYQEVSIEVLKKYLSDYTEEEIKECVEGAYSDINFSHKERTPVVKVEDEVYVMELWHGPTAAFKDMALQLMPRLFVKAREKTNAVDDTLILVATSGDTGKAALEGFKNLKGIKVVVFYPEEGVSQVQKLQMITTEGDNLTVSALKGNFDDCQTGVKDIFSDEEFNSILKGLELSSANSINLGRLLPQVIYYFKAYAQMLRDNEITLGEKVDFCVPTGNFGNILAGYYAMEMGLPVGKLICASNKNNVLTDFLQSGTYDKKRDFHKTMSPSMDILVSSNLERFLYHTLGDADKVSKIYERFNRDGVFSIEKQELENIQNIMESGYTDEDMCIDTIKNVFENDNYIMDTHTSVAMNVALRKKTERKVVVLSTASIYKFPSSVLRSFGKQGETEFKEIEMLNEITGVELHSAVKGIDKLPVLHKNCIEKDGMKEFLENLIKK; this is encoded by the coding sequence ATGAGATACGTTAGTACTAGGGGAAACCTTGAAAAAAGTTATTCGGCAGCAGAAGCCATAAGAGAGGGAATGGTTCCAGGAGGAGGACTTTTTGTACCTGAGAGTTTTCCTAAATTTACTCTTGACGAAATAAACAGCTTGAAAAAACTTAACTACCAAGAAGTTTCTATTGAAGTACTGAAAAAATATCTTTCTGACTATACAGAAGAAGAGATAAAAGAATGTGTAGAGGGTGCTTACAGCGACATTAATTTCTCACACAAAGAAAGAACTCCTGTGGTGAAAGTCGAGGATGAAGTATATGTAATGGAACTATGGCATGGTCCAACAGCTGCATTTAAGGATATGGCACTTCAGCTTATGCCAAGACTCTTTGTGAAAGCTAGAGAGAAAACAAATGCTGTAGACGATACCCTTATACTTGTTGCTACTTCTGGTGATACTGGAAAGGCAGCTCTTGAAGGATTTAAAAATCTTAAGGGGATTAAAGTAGTTGTTTTTTATCCAGAAGAGGGTGTAAGCCAGGTTCAAAAACTTCAAATGATAACAACAGAGGGAGATAATCTAACTGTTTCTGCATTAAAAGGGAACTTTGATGACTGCCAGACAGGTGTAAAGGATATTTTTTCAGACGAAGAGTTTAATAGTATTTTGAAAGGCCTAGAGCTGTCTTCGGCAAATTCCATAAATCTAGGCAGACTTCTTCCTCAAGTAATATACTATTTTAAGGCCTATGCACAGATGCTGAGAGACAATGAAATTACCCTAGGGGAAAAAGTGGACTTCTGTGTTCCAACAGGAAACTTTGGAAATATACTAGCAGGTTATTATGCTATGGAAATGGGTCTTCCAGTTGGAAAACTGATCTGTGCTTCTAATAAAAACAATGTTTTGACAGACTTTCTTCAGAGCGGAACCTATGACAAAAAAAGAGATTTTCATAAAACAATGAGTCCATCTATGGATATTTTAGTTTCTTCAAATCTTGAAAGATTTCTTTATCATACACTGGGAGATGCTGACAAAGTTTCTAAGATCTACGAAAGGTTCAATAGAGACGGAGTTTTCAGTATAGAAAAGCAGGAGCTAGAAAATATTCAGAATATTATGGAATCTGGATACACTGATGAAGATATGTGTATAGATACAATAAAAAATGTTTTTGAAAATGATAACTATATAATGGACACTCATACTTCGGTAGCTATGAATGTAGCACTTAGAAAAAAAACTGAAAGAAAAGTAGTAGTATTATCCACAGCCAGTATATATAAATTTCCTTCAAGTGTCTTAAGGTCATTTGGGAAACAGGGAGAAACTGAGTTTAAAGAAATAGAGATGTTAAATGAAATAACAGGTGTAGAACTTCACAGTGCAGTAAAAGGGATAGATAAACTTCCTGTACTCCATAAAAACTGCATAGAAAAAGATGGAATGAAAGAATTTTTGGAAAATCTAATAAAAAAATAA
- a CDS encoding TIGR03905 family TSCPD domain-containing protein has protein sequence MKTFKTSGVCAREISFKVDGDVIESVVFKGGCSGNTQGLSALLTGMKVDDVIERLSGMNCGSRETSCPDQLAKALKELL, from the coding sequence ATGAAGACATTTAAAACTTCAGGGGTCTGTGCAAGAGAGATCTCTTTTAAAGTAGATGGAGATGTTATTGAAAGTGTTGTTTTTAAAGGTGGATGCAGTGGAAATACCCAGGGTCTAAGTGCTCTACTAACAGGAATGAAGGTAGATGACGTAATAGAAAGGCTCTCTGGGATGAACTGTGGATCAAGAGAAACATCTTGTCCTGATCAGTTGGCAAAAGCCTTAAAAGAGTTATTATGA